CGTGGACTGGGCCCTGTCGCGCGAGCGCTACTGGGGCACGCCGCTGCCCTTGTGGATCCACTCCGAAACGGGTGAGACGGAGGCGGTCTCCTCCATCGCGGAGCTGCGCCAGAAGCCGGGCAACAACGTGGCCGCCGTGGAGGCGGAGCTGAAGGCGTTCCTCGCCGGCAAGCCGCATGAGGCCAACGCGGAGCACCTGCTGGTCCACAAGCCGTGGATCGACAAGGTCACGTACGAGAAGGCCGGCGCCAGCGGGAAGTTCCAGCGCGTCCCCGAAGTGGTGGACGTGTGGTTCGACTCCGGCTGCATGCCCTTCGCGCAGTGGGGCTTCCCGCACGCGGAAGGCAGCAAGGAGACCTTCAACCGCGCGTTCCCGGCGGACTTCATCTCGGAGGCCATCGACCAGACGCGCGGCTGGTTCTACTCGCTGCTGATGGTCAGCACGCTCCTCTTCGACGAGGAGACGCAGAAGCGCATGGGCCTGACGCCGAAGCGTGAGTGGCCCATGCCGTACAAGAGCTGCATCGTGCTCGGCCACGTCTCCGACAAGGAGGGCAAGAAGGAGTCCAAGTCCAAGGGCAACTACACCCCGCCGGAGATCATCCTGGACGAGGTGCGCATGGACTTCGCCGTGCTCACCGCCACGGAGGCCGGCGTCCCCGCTGAAGCTGGCGTGGCGCTCATCGCGCGTGAGGACCTGGAGGGCCTGGACACGCAGGAGGGCGCCAAGGTGCAGCTCTTCCGCCCGGACCGGCCCCAGCAGCCCGTCACGGTGACGGTGAAGGTGCACAAGAAGCTCAAGCGCCGCGTGGTGCTGCTGGCGCCGCAGGAGCTCCAGCAACTGGACGTGAAGCCCTCCGCGCGCGGCGTGGACGTGATGCCGGTGGAGGTGCCCCGGCTGGCGGCCACCGAGCGCGTGGTGCTCAAGGACCCCGCCACCAAGGCGCCGGGCGCGGACGCGTTCCGGTGGTTCTTCTACGCGGCGAGCCCCACCTGGTCCAACACGCGCCACTCGCTGGCGAACGTGCGGCTGTTGCAGAAGGACTTCCAGGTCAAGCTGCGCAACGTCTACTCGTTCTTCACCATCTACGCGAACATCGACGGGTTCAACCCGGCGAAGGGCACCGCCAGCAGCACGGAGGCCCCGTGGCTGGCCATCCGCAAGAGCCAGGGCTGGCGCGAGGTGAAGGCCCGGCCGGTGCTGGACCGGTGGATCCTCTCCGAGGTGCAGCTCACCCTGCGCGACGTGGCCAAGGCGCTGGACACGTACCAGGTCTACGACGCGGCCCAGCGGATGGTGGCGCTGGTGGACGCGCTGTCCAACTGGTACCTGCGCCGCAGCCGCGAGCGCTTCTGGGCGCCGGGCTTCGAGCAGGACAAGCAGGACGCGTACTTCACGCTCTACGAAGCCCTGACGACCATCACCGCCATGTCCGCCCCGTTCATCCCGTTCTTCGCGGACGAGATGTGGGGCAACCTGGTGGGCAAGCCGTGGGGCGCGGCGCAGCCGGAGAGCGTGCACCTGGCGAGCTTCCCGGACGTGGACTCGAGCCTCATCGACGAGGGGCTGGCCGCGGAGATGGGCGCCGTGCGCGAGCTGGTGTCGCTGGGCCTCAAGGTCCGCACGGACAACCGGCTCAAGGTGCGCCAGCCGCTGTCGCGCGCGGACGTCATCCTGTCGCGCCGCGAGCTGACGGAGCGCGTGGCGGTGTACCAGGCGCTCATCAGCGACGAGCTGAACGTGCACACCGTGAAGCTGGTGGAGCCGGGCAGCCCGGAGGCGGACGTGGTGCGCTACCGCGTGCGTCCCAACCTGCGCGCCATGGGCAGCCGGCTGGGCCCCAAGCTCGCGCCGGTGCGCAAGGCGTTCGACGCGGGCGACGGCCGCGCCCTGCACCAGGAGCTGCTGACGACGGGCAAGGTGGCCCTGAACGTGGGCGGCGAGGACATGGTCTTCCCCGCCGAGGAGCTGGAGACCCTGGTCGAGGCGCAGCCGGGCTACGCCGCCGCGGGCGGGAACGTGGGCGTGGTGGTGATGCACACGCAGCTCACCGAGGCCCTGGTGGACGAAGGCCTGGTGCGCGAGCTGCTGGCGCGCGTGCAGGGTTCCCGCAAGGACATGAACCTGGGCTACACCGACCGCATCCGCCTGTGGGTGGACGGCGATGACCGCGTGAAGCGCGTCGTCGACGCCGCCCGCGATGAGATCGCCCGCGAGACGCTCGCCTCCGAGATCCACGTGGGCCCCGAGGGGCTCACCGGCTCGGAGGAGGAGGCCAGCCTCAACGGCCTTCCGGCGAAGCTCCGCGTCGAGCGCGCCTGACCCCGGACCTCCGGAGAGCAAGGCAAGAAGGCTCCGGGTAGACACCTACCCGGGGCCTTGAAGGCAGACATCGGGTGTGGCGCGGCGAGGACCGGGAGGGCGTGGGCGACTCCCGGCTTGCCGCCTCAGGGGGCGGATGTTACGAGACGGGCATCCCCCTGATTTCGCAAATCATTCTCAACATGCCCACTTCGTTCCGCAGCCGTCCGCGCCTCGTCCCGGGGGCGCTGCTTGGCGCCTCCCTCTCCCTTTTCGCCTCCCCTGCCCTGGCGCAGGAGCCCGTCGCGCCCCAGGAGGCGCCGGCCCCGGAGTCTCCGGCGCCCATGGACGACGGCGTCTACGACCTGCCCACGGTGGTGGTGGAGAGCGAGCGCGCCAACGGCCCGGTGCAGGGCTACACCGCGCGCCGCAGCGGCAGCGGCACGAAGACGGACACGGCGATTGGCGACACGCCGCAGTCGGTGTCGGTGGTGGGCAGGGCGCAGATGGACGCGCAGCAGGTGCAGTCCGTGACGGAGGCCACGCGCTACACGCCGGGCGTGCGCTCGGACACGTTTGGCGCGGATCCTCGCAATGACTGGTTCCTGATTCGCGGCTTCACGTCCCAGGAGGGTGGCTACTTCCTGGACGGGCTCCAGCTGTACTCCAGCAGCTTCGCCACCTGGCGCCTGGAGACCTTCGGCCTGGAGCGTGTGGAGACCGTGCGCGGTCCCTCCTCCGTGCTGTACGGAGGCACGTCTCCGGGCGGCCTGCTCAACATGGTGGGCAAGCGTCCGCCAGTGGAGGGGCACATCCGGCACGTGGAGCTGGGCGGAAACACGTTCGCCAACGGCCACGCGGGCGTGGACCTGGGCGGCGCCATCGACTCGGGCAACCACTGGCGCTACCGGGTGACGGCGCTGGCGCGCGGCGGCGGGACGCAGGTGGAGGAGACGGACAATAACCGGCTCTTCATCGCGCCGGCCCTCACCTGGGCGCCGACGGAGAGCACGGCGCTGACGGTGCACGGCAGCTTCCTGGCGGACCGCACGCAGGGGCAGAACTTCCTGCCGTACGTGGGCACCGTGGTGGACGCGCCCTATGGCCGCATCCCCACGGACCTCTTCACCAGCGACAAGAGCCTGGACCACTTCCAGCGCAACCAGTCCTGGGCGGGCTACGAGTTCTCCCACCGCTTCAACAACACCTTCACGCTGCGGCAGAACCTGCGCTACGCGCACCTGGACCTGGACTTCCAGACGCTCTACGGCGTGGGCTACGCGGGTGAGCCGGCGGACGCGCAGCTGTCGCGCGGCAACTTCGTCACCCGGCCGACCGCGAACCTCTTCACGGTGGACACGCAGGGAGACGTGCGCTTCAGCACCGGCCCCGTGCGCCACCTGGTGCTCGCGGGCGTGGACTTCAAGAACTACGTGCTGAACGACGAGCAGGGCTACGAGGCGGGCGCCCCGCTGGACCTGCTCGACCCCGTGCGCGGTGACTACACGCCCACGGAGTCGCGCTACACGCTGAACCAGTCCACGCTGAACCAGCTGGGCGTCTACCTCCAGGACCAGCTGCGCATCGGCGACCGGCTGGGCCTGACGCTGAGCGGGCGTCATGACTGGGTGGGCATGGACGTGGACAACGAGCTCCTGCCCACGTCCAGCTACGACGGCAGCGAGAGCGCGTTCAGTGGCCGCGCGGGTCTGCTCTACCGCTTCGACGTCGGCGTCGCGCCGTACGTGAGCTTCTCCAAGTCGTTCAACCCGGTGGCAGGGACGAAGTCGGACGGCTCGCTGTTCGAGCCGGAGAAGGGCCAGCAGCTGGAAGCAGGCGTGAAGTACCAGCCGGATGCGTTCCCGGTGCTGGTGGGCCTGTCGGTGTTCGAATTGAAGCGCCAGAACTTCGTGACGACGGACGGAGCGTTCAACCAGCTGCAGATTGGCGAGGTCCGCTCGCGAGGCTTCGAGGTGGAGGCCAACGCCACGCTGTTGCGAGGGCTGAGCCTGATTGGCTCCGCGTCGCTGTACTCGTTGGAGATCACGGAAGGCGCGGACCTGGAGCTGGGCAAGCGTCCGGTGGGTGTGCCGGAGGTGCTGGCGTCGCTGTGGCTGGACTACACGTTCCAGGACGGAGCCCTGCGAGGCTTCGGAGCGGCGGCGGGGGTGCGCGGAGTGGGCAGCTCCTACGCGGACCGGGAGAACACGCTGGAAGTGCCAGGCTTCACGCTGGTGGACGCGAGCGTGCACTACGAGCGAGGCCCGTGGCGCGCGGCCATCAACGCCTCCAACCTAGCGGACAAGACCTACGTGTCCTCCTGCAGTTCCGCGTCGGCCTGCTTCTACGGAGAGCGCCGCCGCGCGTCCGCCACGGTCGGCTACACCTGGTAGCCGTCACGCACTGACGCATCCATGGGGCCCTTGCCTGGCACGTCACCGCCAGCAAGGGCCCCCGTCGTTCCCGACGCAGGAAGCACTACGGTCACGCATTGACGGGACTGCTCCTCCGTCAGCGGCGCACTGAAAAAACCTGTCCGACAGTCGGACAGTTTTGGAAGTCCCTCCGGGCAGCACGAACCTGTCCGACTGTCCGACTGTCCGACAAGTCTTGAAGTCCGTGGCCCGGGGGCTCCGGTTCCGCCCGGGCAGCACGAACCTGTCCGACAGTCCGACCGGTTTGGAACTCGGTGGCGCACGGGCTTCGCTCCGCCCGGGCAGCACGACCCCGTCCGACTGTCCGACAAGTTTTGAAGTCCGTGGTGTGGGGGCCGCTCCATGCTCCGAGCAGCACGAACCTGTCCGACTGTCCGACCGGTTCGGAGCTGCGTGGCCCGGAGCCCTTCCGCCCGGGCAGTGAGAACCTGTCCGACTGTCGGACAAGTTTTGAAGTCCGAGCCAGCGAGGGCCGCCCCCACCAGCAGCGGGAAACCTGTCCGACTGTCGGACAGGTTTTGGAAGAGCGCGTCCAGGGGCCGCCTCGGATGCGAGGTGGACCGCATAGGTGCTTGGGGGCTTGGCGCGCATCGTGCACTTCGGACTGCACTGCCGCGCGCTGCTGGGAAGTCCCGCTGGGCTTCGCGGACTCTCGGGCCTCACGCCTTGACGAGGGGTCCTTCGGGCGCGGCGCTCCCGGACACGGGCACCGCTGTCTTCCGCTTGCGCAGGCCCCACGCGAGCCCGCCGCAGCCCAGCGCCATCGCGGCAAGGAAGGACTCCGCCATGAACACCGGGGGCAGACCGCGTGACAGCGCCGTGAACAGGTTCGCGTCCTGCGTCAGGACGTCGCCCACCACCACCGCTCCGAACAGCACCGCCGCCACGGCGCACAGCACACTGCCCACCTGGCGCGTCGAACCGCGCGGCACGAGCGCGATGACGACTCCGAGCACCCATGCTCCCAGGAACAGACCGAACTCCCAGTCCGCTCGCCGTGCCATGGCCCATGGCAGCA
The sequence above is drawn from the Corallococcus sp. NCRR genome and encodes:
- the ileS gene encoding isoleucine--tRNA ligase, which encodes MPETPSPLFNAVPVEMDFPAEERRILAFWKERGIFEKSLKANEGKPPFVFYEGPPTANGLPHNGHVLTRVIKDLFPRYQTMRGHYVPRKAGWDTHGLPVEVEVEKELRIHGKAEIEKYGVEPFTERCIESVFRYTSEWERLTQRIGFWVDLNEAYVTYHRGFVQSVWWALSELYKKGLLYQGHKVVWWWPRGGTALSAAEVGLGYKTVDDPSVYVAFPLRDAPDTSLLIWTTTPWTLPSNMYAAVNPNVDYVTVDAGDRKLILAAALREELAKKLKKDLPVLSTQKGSDLVGKRYTPPFDTYFAKEADATLPLKDGGQDTVGWRVIPADFVTLDSGTGIVHTAPAFGEDDYKAYRKDATRFADPEALQMRCAVKPDGTFSEEVPLVTGKFVKDADKDLQRNLKERGLLIHTEQYRHEYPFCWRADEDPLIQYARPAWYIRTTSVIEQAKANNQQVNWVPENIKDGRFGDFLANNVDWALSRERYWGTPLPLWIHSETGETEAVSSIAELRQKPGNNVAAVEAELKAFLAGKPHEANAEHLLVHKPWIDKVTYEKAGASGKFQRVPEVVDVWFDSGCMPFAQWGFPHAEGSKETFNRAFPADFISEAIDQTRGWFYSLLMVSTLLFDEETQKRMGLTPKREWPMPYKSCIVLGHVSDKEGKKESKSKGNYTPPEIILDEVRMDFAVLTATEAGVPAEAGVALIAREDLEGLDTQEGAKVQLFRPDRPQQPVTVTVKVHKKLKRRVVLLAPQELQQLDVKPSARGVDVMPVEVPRLAATERVVLKDPATKAPGADAFRWFFYAASPTWSNTRHSLANVRLLQKDFQVKLRNVYSFFTIYANIDGFNPAKGTASSTEAPWLAIRKSQGWREVKARPVLDRWILSEVQLTLRDVAKALDTYQVYDAAQRMVALVDALSNWYLRRSRERFWAPGFEQDKQDAYFTLYEALTTITAMSAPFIPFFADEMWGNLVGKPWGAAQPESVHLASFPDVDSSLIDEGLAAEMGAVRELVSLGLKVRTDNRLKVRQPLSRADVILSRRELTERVAVYQALISDELNVHTVKLVEPGSPEADVVRYRVRPNLRAMGSRLGPKLAPVRKAFDAGDGRALHQELLTTGKVALNVGGEDMVFPAEELETLVEAQPGYAAAGGNVGVVVMHTQLTEALVDEGLVRELLARVQGSRKDMNLGYTDRIRLWVDGDDRVKRVVDAARDEIARETLASEIHVGPEGLTGSEEEASLNGLPAKLRVERA
- a CDS encoding TonB-dependent siderophore receptor, which encodes MPTSFRSRPRLVPGALLGASLSLFASPALAQEPVAPQEAPAPESPAPMDDGVYDLPTVVVESERANGPVQGYTARRSGSGTKTDTAIGDTPQSVSVVGRAQMDAQQVQSVTEATRYTPGVRSDTFGADPRNDWFLIRGFTSQEGGYFLDGLQLYSSSFATWRLETFGLERVETVRGPSSVLYGGTSPGGLLNMVGKRPPVEGHIRHVELGGNTFANGHAGVDLGGAIDSGNHWRYRVTALARGGGTQVEETDNNRLFIAPALTWAPTESTALTVHGSFLADRTQGQNFLPYVGTVVDAPYGRIPTDLFTSDKSLDHFQRNQSWAGYEFSHRFNNTFTLRQNLRYAHLDLDFQTLYGVGYAGEPADAQLSRGNFVTRPTANLFTVDTQGDVRFSTGPVRHLVLAGVDFKNYVLNDEQGYEAGAPLDLLDPVRGDYTPTESRYTLNQSTLNQLGVYLQDQLRIGDRLGLTLSGRHDWVGMDVDNELLPTSSYDGSESAFSGRAGLLYRFDVGVAPYVSFSKSFNPVAGTKSDGSLFEPEKGQQLEAGVKYQPDAFPVLVGLSVFELKRQNFVTTDGAFNQLQIGEVRSRGFEVEANATLLRGLSLIGSASLYSLEITEGADLELGKRPVGVPEVLASLWLDYTFQDGALRGFGAAAGVRGVGSSYADRENTLEVPGFTLVDASVHYERGPWRAAINASNLADKTYVSSCSSASACFYGERRRASATVGYTW